One genomic region from Nocardioides plantarum encodes:
- a CDS encoding DEAD/DEAH box helicase, with amino-acid sequence MSSGHDPDPHLTPALTPAWPERAAWGTAPSLRAWQTAAMKDYLERLPRDYLAVATPGAGKTTFALSVASELIGRRIIDRVVVVAPTEHLKLQWAEAAARAGIPLDPTYSAGKGKISSDFLGIAVTYAGVAVNPLALRIRTERFKTLVILDEVHHAGDALSWGDGVREAFEPAAKRLALTGTPFRSDVNPIPFVTYAPGVDGVPRSVADYTYGYAHALADHVVRPVLFLAYSGEMSWRTRAGDEIAARLGEPLTKDMTNQALRTALDPAGSWIPTVLAAADKRLSEVRRHVPDAGGMVIATDQDTARAYAKILRTVTGEAPTVVLSDEKAASKKITEFTASDKRWLVAVRMVSEGVDVPRLAVGVFATTISTPLFFAQAIGRFVRARSRGETASIFLPSVPVLLGHASEMEVERDHVLGRRVIDETDIYAAENDLLAEANAGEAASSELEGLPFEALGSEATFDHVLYEGDAYGSEEEMDFLGIPGLLEPSQMKELLQQRQSDSAKAQKARHQAAAAAGNPPDTVAQVSTHEQLAVLRRELNGLVAAWYHRTGQPHGVTHAALRKECGGPAAAISNAEQLRARIDRVREWAVKKSG; translated from the coding sequence GTGAGTTCGGGTCACGACCCTGACCCGCACCTGACGCCAGCCCTCACCCCGGCCTGGCCCGAGCGCGCGGCCTGGGGCACCGCCCCCTCGCTGCGGGCGTGGCAGACGGCGGCGATGAAGGACTACCTCGAGCGGCTGCCGCGCGACTACCTCGCGGTGGCGACGCCGGGCGCGGGCAAGACGACGTTCGCGCTGTCGGTGGCCTCCGAGCTCATCGGACGCCGGATCATCGACCGCGTCGTGGTGGTCGCGCCGACCGAGCACCTCAAGCTGCAGTGGGCCGAGGCCGCCGCGCGAGCCGGCATCCCGCTCGACCCGACCTACTCGGCCGGCAAGGGCAAGATCTCCAGCGACTTCCTCGGCATCGCGGTCACCTACGCCGGTGTCGCGGTCAACCCGCTCGCGCTGCGCATCCGCACCGAGCGGTTCAAGACGCTGGTCATCCTCGACGAGGTGCACCACGCCGGCGACGCGCTCTCGTGGGGTGACGGGGTGCGCGAGGCGTTCGAGCCGGCGGCCAAGCGGCTGGCCCTGACCGGTACGCCGTTCCGCTCCGACGTCAACCCGATCCCGTTCGTCACCTACGCGCCCGGGGTCGACGGCGTACCTCGCTCGGTGGCCGACTACACCTATGGCTACGCCCACGCGCTGGCCGACCACGTCGTGCGCCCGGTGCTGTTCCTGGCCTACTCCGGGGAGATGTCGTGGCGCACGCGCGCCGGCGACGAGATCGCGGCGCGCCTGGGCGAGCCGCTGACCAAGGACATGACCAACCAGGCCCTGCGCACCGCGCTCGACCCGGCCGGCTCGTGGATCCCCACGGTGCTGGCGGCGGCCGACAAGCGGCTCAGCGAGGTACGCCGCCACGTCCCCGACGCGGGCGGCATGGTGATCGCGACCGACCAGGACACCGCGCGGGCCTACGCCAAGATCCTGCGCACGGTGACCGGCGAGGCGCCGACCGTGGTGCTCTCGGACGAGAAGGCCGCCTCGAAGAAGATCACCGAGTTCACCGCCAGCGACAAGCGCTGGCTGGTCGCGGTGAGGATGGTGTCCGAGGGCGTCGACGTGCCGCGCCTGGCCGTCGGGGTGTTCGCCACCACGATCTCGACGCCGCTGTTCTTCGCCCAGGCGATCGGCCGCTTCGTGCGGGCACGCTCGCGCGGCGAGACCGCCTCGATCTTCCTGCCGTCGGTGCCGGTGCTGCTCGGTCACGCCTCCGAGATGGAGGTCGAGCGCGACCACGTGCTCGGCCGCCGGGTCATCGACGAGACCGACATCTACGCCGCGGAGAACGACCTGCTCGCCGAGGCCAACGCCGGCGAGGCCGCCTCGTCCGAGCTCGAGGGCCTGCCCTTCGAGGCGTTGGGCTCCGAGGCCACCTTCGACCACGTGCTCTACGAGGGTGACGCCTACGGCTCGGAGGAGGAGATGGACTTCCTCGGCATCCCCGGCCTGCTCGAGCCCTCGCAGATGAAGGAGCTGCTCCAGCAGCGCCAGTCCGACAGCGCCAAGGCCCAGAAGGCGCGCCACCAGGCGGCTGCTGCGGCCGGCAACCCGCCCGACACGGTCGCCCAGGTCTCCACCCACGAGCAGCTCGCCGTACTGCGTCGCGAGCTCAACGGGCTGGTCGCCGCGTGGTACCACCGCACCGGCCAGCCCCACGGCGTCACCCACGCCGCGCTGCGCAAGGAGTGCGGCGGTCCGGCCGCCGCCATCTCCAACGCCGAGCAGCTGCGCGCCCGCATCGACCGCGTGCGCGAGTGGGCCGTGAAGAAGTCCGGCTGA
- a CDS encoding DUF3039 domain-containing protein, with the protein MAPPFGFGSSTDTKVREDERTIPTDEGDHERFSHYVEKDKLTEAMVMGTPVVALCGKVWVPSRAPEKFPVCPDCKDAWEKFKDDSGDDK; encoded by the coding sequence ATGGCTCCTCCCTTCGGCTTCGGCTCGTCCACCGACACCAAGGTCCGCGAGGACGAGCGCACGATCCCGACCGACGAGGGCGACCACGAGCGGTTCTCGCACTACGTCGAGAAGGACAAGCTCACCGAGGCGATGGTGATGGGCACGCCCGTCGTCGCGCTGTGCGGCAAGGTCTGGGTGCCGAGCCGGGCGCCGGAGAAGTTCCCGGTCTGCCCGGACTGCAAGGACGCCTGGGAGAAGTTCAAGGACGACTCGGGCGACGATAAGTGA